The proteins below are encoded in one region of Streptomyces marianii:
- the efp gene encoding elongation factor P — protein sequence MATTNDLKNGMVLKLDNDQLWSVVEFQHVKPGKGPAFVRTKLKNVLSGKIVDKTFNAGVKVETATVDRRDMQFSYMDGEYFVFMDMQTYDQLHVARNAVGDAANFLIEGFTATVATHEGEVLYVELPAAVELVIQETEPGVQGDRSTGGTKPATLETGYTIQVPLFITTGEKIKVDTRSGDYLGRVNS from the coding sequence GTGGCCACCACGAACGACCTCAAGAACGGCATGGTGCTCAAGCTCGACAACGACCAGCTCTGGTCCGTCGTCGAGTTCCAGCACGTCAAGCCCGGCAAGGGCCCGGCCTTCGTGCGCACCAAGCTCAAGAACGTGCTCTCCGGCAAGATCGTCGACAAGACCTTCAACGCCGGCGTGAAGGTCGAGACGGCCACCGTCGACCGCCGCGACATGCAGTTCTCGTACATGGACGGCGAGTACTTCGTGTTCATGGACATGCAGACGTACGACCAGCTGCACGTCGCCCGCAACGCCGTCGGGGACGCCGCCAACTTCCTCATCGAGGGCTTCACCGCCACCGTCGCCACGCACGAGGGCGAGGTGCTCTACGTCGAGCTGCCGGCCGCCGTCGAGCTCGTCATCCAGGAGACCGAGCCGGGCGTCCAGGGAGACCGCTCCACGGGCGGTACCAAGCCCGCCACCCTGGAGACCGGCTACACCATCCAGGTCCCGCTCTTCATCACCACCGGTGAGAAGATCAAGGTCGACACCCGTTCCGGCGACTACCTCGGCCGGGTGAACAGCTAA
- the nusB gene encoding transcription antitermination factor NusB produces the protein MAARNKARKRAFQILFEADQRGASVQEVLADWVRHSRSDARQPPVNEYTMELVEGYAEHAHRIDELIATHAVGWTLDRMPVVDRNILRLGAYELVWVDDTPDAVVIDEAVQLAKEFSTDESPSFVNGLLGRFKDLKPTLRDA, from the coding sequence GTGGCTGCCCGCAACAAGGCCCGCAAGCGTGCTTTCCAGATCCTCTTCGAGGCCGACCAGCGCGGTGCCTCCGTGCAGGAGGTCCTCGCGGACTGGGTCCGGCACTCGCGGTCCGACGCCCGTCAGCCGCCGGTCAACGAGTACACGATGGAGCTGGTCGAGGGGTACGCGGAGCACGCGCACCGGATCGACGAGCTGATCGCCACGCACGCGGTCGGCTGGACGCTCGACCGGATGCCCGTCGTGGACCGCAACATCCTGCGGCTCGGCGCGTACGAGCTGGTCTGGGTGGACGACACCCCGGACGCCGTGGTGATCGACGAGGCGGTGCAGCTCGCCAAGGAGTTCTCCACGGACGAGTCGCCGTCCTTCGTGAACGGCCTGCTGGGGCGTTTCAAGGACCTGAAGCCGACCCTGCGCGACGCGTAG
- the bldD gene encoding transcriptional regulator BldD: protein MSSEYAKQLGAKLRAIRTQQGLSLHGVEEKSQGRWKAVVVGSYERGDRAVTVQRLAELADFYGVPVQELLPGTTPGGAAEPPPKLVLDLERLAHVPAEKAGPLQRYAATIQSQRGDYNGKVLSIRQDDLRTLAVIYDQSPSVLTEQLISWGVLDADARRAVAHEEG, encoded by the coding sequence ATGTCCAGCGAATACGCAAAACAGCTCGGGGCCAAGCTCCGCGCCATCCGTACCCAGCAGGGGCTCTCGCTCCACGGGGTGGAGGAGAAGTCCCAGGGCCGCTGGAAGGCCGTCGTCGTCGGGTCGTACGAGCGCGGGGACCGCGCCGTGACGGTTCAGCGCCTGGCCGAGCTGGCGGACTTCTACGGTGTTCCGGTGCAGGAGCTCCTTCCCGGCACCACGCCGGGCGGTGCCGCCGAGCCGCCGCCGAAGCTCGTTCTCGATCTCGAGCGTCTTGCCCACGTCCCCGCCGAGAAGGCCGGACCGCTGCAGCGTTATGCGGCGACCATCCAGAGCCAGCGCGGGGACTACAACGGCAAGGTGCTCTCTATCCGCCAGGACGACCTGCGCACGCTCGCCGTCATCTACGACCAGTCGCCGTCGGTACTCACCGAGCAGTTGATCAGCTGGGGCGTGCTGGACGCCGACGCGCGTCGCGCTGTCGCCCACGAAGAGGGCTGA
- the pyrR gene encoding bifunctional pyr operon transcriptional regulator/uracil phosphoribosyltransferase PyrR, with protein sequence MDAHASDAARPVLEGPDIARVLTRIAHEIVERAKGADDVVLLGIPTRGVFLADRLAAKLAGITGRTIPVGSLDITMYRDDLRLRPARALARTDIPADGIDGRLVVLVDDVLFSGRTIRAALDALNDIGRPRAVQLAVLVDRGHRELPIRADYVGKNLPTSLRETVKVQLSEEDGRDTVLLGVRETARAGEQ encoded by the coding sequence ATGGACGCACACGCTTCCGATGCCGCGCGCCCCGTTCTCGAGGGCCCCGACATCGCGCGGGTACTGACCCGCATCGCCCACGAGATCGTCGAGCGCGCCAAGGGCGCCGACGACGTGGTGCTCCTCGGCATCCCGACCCGCGGCGTCTTCCTGGCCGACCGGCTCGCCGCCAAGCTCGCCGGGATCACCGGCCGCACCATCCCCGTCGGCTCGCTCGACATCACCATGTACCGCGACGACCTGAGGCTCCGTCCCGCCCGTGCGCTCGCGCGGACGGACATCCCGGCCGACGGCATCGACGGCCGGCTGGTCGTCCTCGTCGACGACGTGCTCTTCTCCGGCCGCACCATCCGCGCCGCTCTCGACGCGCTGAACGACATCGGCCGTCCGCGCGCCGTCCAGCTCGCGGTCCTGGTGGACCGGGGCCACCGCGAGCTGCCCATCCGCGCCGACTACGTCGGCAAGAACCTCCCGACGTCGCTGCGGGAGACGGTCAAGGTCCAGCTCTCCGAGGAGGACGGTCGCGACACCGTGCTCCTGGGCGTGCGGGAGACAGCCCGGGCCGGCGAGCAGTAG
- a CDS encoding aspartate carbamoyltransferase catalytic subunit: MKRHLISAADLTRDDAVLILDTAEEMARVADRPIKKLPTLRGRTVVNLFFEDSTRTRISFEAAEKRLSADVINFAAKGSSVSKGESLKDTAQTLEAMGVDAVVIRHGASGAPYRLATSGWIDAAVINAGDGTHQHPTQALLDAFTMRRRLVGREAGLGQDLSGRRITIVGDILHSRVARSNVDLLHTLGAEVTLVAPPTLLPVGVGHWPCEVSYDLDSTLPKSDAVMMLRVQRERMNAAFFPTEREYSRRYGLDGDRMARMPEHAIVMHPGPMVRGMEITAEVADSDRCTAVEQVANGVHTRMAVLYLLLGGNEPAVTHARTEETK, translated from the coding sequence ATGAAGCGTCACCTCATCTCGGCCGCAGACCTCACCCGTGACGACGCCGTCCTGATCCTCGACACCGCCGAGGAGATGGCCCGGGTCGCCGACCGGCCGATCAAGAAGCTGCCCACCCTGCGCGGCCGGACCGTCGTCAACCTCTTCTTCGAGGACTCGACCAGGACCCGGATCTCCTTCGAGGCGGCCGAGAAGCGGCTGTCCGCGGACGTCATCAACTTCGCCGCGAAGGGCTCGTCCGTCTCCAAGGGCGAGTCGCTCAAGGACACCGCCCAGACCCTGGAGGCGATGGGCGTCGACGCCGTCGTCATCCGGCACGGCGCCTCCGGTGCCCCCTACCGGCTCGCGACCTCCGGCTGGATCGACGCCGCGGTCATCAACGCCGGTGACGGCACCCACCAGCACCCCACCCAGGCGCTGCTCGACGCGTTCACCATGCGCCGCCGCCTCGTCGGGCGGGAGGCCGGGCTCGGGCAGGACCTCTCGGGCAGGCGGATCACGATCGTCGGCGACATCCTGCACAGCCGCGTCGCCCGGTCCAACGTGGACCTGCTGCACACCCTCGGCGCGGAGGTCACCCTGGTCGCGCCGCCGACCCTGCTGCCCGTCGGCGTCGGGCACTGGCCCTGCGAGGTCTCCTACGACCTGGACAGCACGCTGCCGAAGAGCGACGCGGTGATGATGCTTCGGGTGCAGCGCGAGCGTATGAACGCGGCCTTCTTCCCGACCGAGCGCGAGTACTCGCGGCGCTACGGACTGGACGGGGACCGCATGGCGAGGATGCCCGAGCACGCCATCGTGATGCACCCCGGGCCCATGGTCCGCGGCATGGAGATCACCGCCGAGGTCGCCGACTCCGACCGCTGCACCGCCGTCGAACAGGTCGCCAACGGCGTGCACACCCGGATGGCGGTCCTCTACCTGCTTCTCGGCGGCAACGAGCCCGCCGTCACCCACGCCCGTACCGAGGAGACGAAGTAA
- a CDS encoding dihydroorotase: MSKILIRGAKVLGGEARDVLVDGETIAEVGTGIAAGDATVVEAEGRILLPGLVDLHTHLREPGREDSETVLTGTRAAASGGYTAVFAMANTFPVADTAGVVEQVWRLGREHGYCDVQPIGAVTVGLEGRKLAELGAMHDSAAAVTVFSDDGKCVDDAVIMRRALEYVKAFGGVVAQHAQEPRLTEGAQMNEGVVSAELGLGGWPAVAEESIIARDVLLAEHVGSRVHICHLSTAGSVAIVRWAKSRGIDVTAEVTPHHLLLTDELVRTYDPVYKVNPPLRTERDVMALREALADGTIDIVATDHAPHPHEDKDCEWAAAAMGMVGLETALSVVQHTMVDTGLLTWEGVADRMSFKPARIGRAEGHGRPVSAGEPANLTLLDPAYRGTVDPAGFASRSRNTPYEGRELPGRVTHTFLRGRATLMDGKLA; the protein is encoded by the coding sequence ATGAGCAAGATCCTTATCCGTGGCGCGAAGGTGCTGGGCGGCGAGGCGCGGGACGTACTGGTCGACGGCGAGACCATCGCCGAGGTCGGCACCGGGATCGCGGCCGGCGACGCCACGGTCGTCGAGGCGGAGGGCAGGATCCTGCTGCCCGGCCTGGTCGACCTGCACACCCACCTGCGCGAGCCCGGCCGTGAGGACTCCGAGACGGTCCTCACCGGCACCCGCGCGGCCGCGAGCGGCGGCTACACGGCCGTGTTCGCCATGGCCAACACCTTCCCCGTGGCCGACACCGCCGGAGTCGTCGAGCAGGTGTGGCGCCTCGGCCGGGAGCACGGCTACTGCGACGTCCAGCCGATCGGCGCCGTCACCGTCGGCCTGGAGGGCAGGAAGCTCGCCGAACTCGGCGCCATGCACGACTCCGCCGCCGCCGTCACCGTGTTCTCCGACGACGGCAAGTGTGTCGACGACGCCGTGATCATGCGCCGGGCGCTGGAGTACGTGAAGGCCTTCGGCGGCGTCGTGGCGCAGCACGCGCAGGAGCCCCGGCTCACCGAGGGCGCCCAGATGAACGAGGGCGTCGTCTCCGCCGAACTGGGCCTGGGCGGCTGGCCGGCCGTCGCCGAGGAGTCGATCATCGCCCGGGACGTGCTGCTGGCCGAGCACGTAGGCTCCCGCGTCCACATCTGCCACCTGTCGACCGCCGGCTCCGTCGCGATCGTCCGCTGGGCCAAGTCCCGGGGCATCGACGTCACCGCCGAGGTCACCCCCCACCACCTGCTCCTCACCGACGAACTGGTCCGCACCTACGACCCCGTCTACAAGGTCAACCCGCCCCTGCGCACCGAGCGCGACGTGATGGCGCTGCGCGAGGCCCTGGCCGACGGCACGATCGACATCGTCGCCACGGACCACGCTCCGCACCCGCACGAGGACAAGGACTGCGAGTGGGCCGCGGCCGCGATGGGCATGGTCGGCCTGGAGACCGCGCTCTCCGTCGTCCAGCACACGATGGTCGACACCGGGCTGCTGACCTGGGAGGGCGTCGCCGACCGGATGTCGTTCAAGCCCGCCCGGATCGGCCGCGCCGAGGGCCACGGCCGGCCCGTCTCGGCAGGTGAGCCCGCCAACCTCACCCTGCTCGATCCGGCATACCGTGGAACCGTGGACCCCGCGGGCTTCGCCTCCCGCAGCCGCAACACCCCCTACGAGGGCCGTGAGCTGCCGGGGCGCGTCACCCACACGTTCCTGCGGGGCCGCGCGACGCTCATGGACGGGAAGCTGGCGTGA
- a CDS encoding PH-like domain-containing protein codes for MTTPLIIQAAEEVERKSAEVTDWAARLGWVAGLLLFVALVYWLMRQGWKWRGELQSGLPELPVRPSAATDDGGGEPPSAGMPGDAGAAGLRLSGRYHGSTTAGQWLDRIVARGLGNRSRAELTLTDAGLDVVRPGATDFFIPAAALRGARLDKGIAGKVLTEGGLLIVTWEHGGRLIDSGFRSDRAAGHTAWVEALNSMTTNDTTEGAAR; via the coding sequence GTGACGACACCACTGATCATTCAGGCGGCCGAAGAGGTCGAGCGGAAGTCGGCGGAGGTGACCGACTGGGCCGCACGGCTCGGCTGGGTCGCCGGACTGCTGCTCTTCGTCGCCCTCGTCTACTGGCTGATGCGCCAGGGGTGGAAGTGGCGGGGCGAGCTCCAGTCCGGGCTGCCCGAACTCCCCGTCCGCCCGTCCGCCGCCACTGACGACGGAGGCGGCGAGCCGCCGTCGGCCGGTATGCCCGGGGACGCCGGTGCGGCCGGGCTCCGGCTCAGCGGCCGCTACCACGGCTCCACGACCGCCGGGCAGTGGCTCGACCGGATCGTCGCCCGGGGCCTCGGCAACCGCAGCCGCGCCGAGCTGACGCTCACCGACGCCGGACTCGACGTCGTCCGCCCCGGGGCCACCGACTTCTTCATCCCGGCCGCGGCCCTGCGCGGGGCCCGTCTCGACAAGGGGATCGCCGGGAAGGTCCTCACCGAGGGCGGTCTGCTGATCGTCACCTGGGAGCACGGCGGCCGGCTGATCGACTCCGGTTTCCGCTCCGACCGGGCGGCCGGGCACACGGCCTGGGTCGAGGCCCTCAACTCCATGACCACGAACGACACGACGGAAGGCGCCGCACGATGA
- the carA gene encoding glutamine-hydrolyzing carbamoyl-phosphate synthase small subunit, protein MTTSTRGTRVPAVLVLEDGRTFRGRAYGAVGVTFGEAVFSTGMTGYQETLTDPSYHRQVVVMTAPHVGNTGVNDEDPESARIWVSGYVVRDPARVPSNWRSRRSLDEELAAQGVVGISGVDTRALTRHLRERGAMRVGIFSGNALPDEGTMLAEVRQAPEMKGADLSAEVATKETYVVPAIGPDGEAVPLGTAKFTVAAVDLGIKGMTPHRMAERGIEVHVLPATATVEDVYAVGPDGVFFSNGPGDPATADHAVSVMRGVLERGTPLFGICFGNQILGRALGFGTYKLKYGHRGINQPVQDRTTGKVEVTAHNHGFAVDAPLDKVSETPYGRAEVSHVCLNDDVVEGLQLLDQPAFSVQYHPEAAAGPHDAAYLFDRFVSLMEGQRA, encoded by the coding sequence ATGACGACCTCCACCAGGGGAACCCGCGTTCCCGCCGTACTCGTCCTGGAGGACGGCCGCACCTTCCGCGGCCGCGCCTACGGGGCCGTGGGGGTGACCTTCGGCGAGGCGGTGTTCTCCACCGGCATGACCGGCTACCAGGAGACCCTCACCGATCCGTCGTACCACCGCCAGGTCGTGGTGATGACCGCCCCGCACGTCGGCAACACCGGCGTCAACGACGAGGACCCCGAGTCGGCCCGCATCTGGGTGTCCGGCTACGTCGTCCGGGACCCCGCCCGCGTCCCCTCGAACTGGCGCTCCCGCCGCTCCCTCGACGAGGAGCTCGCGGCCCAGGGCGTGGTCGGCATCAGCGGTGTCGACACCCGCGCCCTCACCCGCCACCTGCGGGAGCGCGGCGCGATGCGCGTCGGCATCTTCTCCGGCAACGCGCTTCCCGATGAGGGCACGATGCTCGCCGAGGTCCGCCAGGCGCCCGAGATGAAGGGCGCCGACCTCTCGGCGGAGGTCGCGACGAAGGAGACGTACGTCGTCCCCGCGATCGGCCCCGACGGCGAAGCCGTACCGCTCGGCACGGCGAAGTTCACCGTCGCCGCAGTCGACCTCGGCATCAAGGGCATGACCCCGCACCGCATGGCCGAGCGCGGCATCGAGGTGCACGTGCTGCCCGCGACCGCCACCGTCGAGGACGTGTACGCGGTCGGCCCCGACGGCGTGTTCTTCTCCAACGGCCCGGGCGACCCGGCCACCGCCGACCACGCCGTCTCGGTCATGCGGGGGGTGCTGGAACGCGGGACACCGCTGTTCGGCATCTGCTTCGGCAACCAGATCCTGGGCCGGGCGCTGGGCTTCGGCACGTACAAGCTCAAGTACGGCCACCGCGGCATCAACCAGCCCGTGCAGGACCGTACGACCGGCAAGGTCGAGGTCACCGCGCACAACCACGGCTTCGCCGTGGACGCCCCTCTCGACAAGGTCTCCGAGACCCCCTACGGCCGCGCCGAGGTCTCCCACGTCTGCCTCAACGACGACGTGGTGGAGGGCCTCCAGCTGCTCGACCAGCCGGCCTTCAGCGTCCAGTACCACCCCGAAGCGGCCGCGGGCCCGCACGACGCCGCGTACCTGTTCGACCGCTTCGTGTCCCTGATGGAGGGCCAGCGTGCCTAA